From the genome of Scytonema hofmannii PCC 7110, one region includes:
- a CDS encoding class I SAM-dependent methyltransferase → MNTAVKNTPGLASRFINGVLAIKPLANLAKHQARQMMIKRAEKIGVNWTQEVRTLQARDWTQDFAKVQNPQVTYPDYYLQSFHAYDQGDLCWEAALEVEVAAQTVHATLWGNATVQGDAQLRQSYHNILAKQLPKQPQAILDIGCSVGMSTFALQEIYPHAKITGLDLSPYFLAVAEYRSQQRSVNIDWVHASAESTRLPSASFDFISMFLICHELPQVATRKIFAEAKRLLRPGGCIGIMDMNPKSEVYQKMPTYIMTLLKSTEPLMDEYFSFDIEQALVDAGFNTPTITPNSPRHRTVIAQVRG, encoded by the coding sequence ATGAACACGGCTGTCAAAAATACTCCGGGATTAGCTTCACGCTTCATAAATGGAGTCCTCGCTATCAAGCCTCTCGCTAACCTAGCCAAACACCAAGCTAGGCAAATGATGATTAAACGTGCTGAGAAAATCGGTGTCAATTGGACACAAGAAGTCCGCACGCTACAAGCACGAGATTGGACACAAGATTTTGCGAAAGTACAAAATCCTCAAGTCACCTACCCAGACTATTACTTGCAATCTTTCCACGCTTATGATCAAGGAGATCTTTGCTGGGAAGCCGCTCTAGAGGTAGAAGTGGCTGCTCAAACCGTTCACGCAACTCTTTGGGGCAATGCTACAGTACAAGGAGATGCTCAGCTACGCCAAAGTTATCATAATATCCTGGCTAAGCAACTCCCCAAACAGCCACAAGCTATCTTAGATATTGGGTGTAGTGTGGGCATGAGCACATTTGCACTACAAGAAATTTATCCTCACGCCAAAATTACTGGGTTAGACTTGTCTCCTTACTTTCTCGCCGTTGCTGAATACCGCAGCCAGCAGCGCAGTGTCAATATCGATTGGGTTCATGCATCTGCGGAATCAACCAGGCTGCCAAGTGCCTCGTTTGATTTTATCTCCATGTTCTTGATTTGTCACGAGTTACCTCAAGTCGCAACTAGAAAAATTTTTGCAGAAGCCAAGCGTCTGCTGCGTCCGGGCGGTTGCATAGGAATCATGGATATGAATCCAAAATCAGAAGTGTATCAAAAGATGCCGACTTATATTATGACTTTGCTCAAAAGTACGGAACCACTGATGGATGAGTATTTTTCATTCGACATTGAGCAAGCGTTAGTGGATGCTGGTTTCAATACTCCTACCATCACTCCCAACAGTCCGCGCCATCGCACGGTCATTGCTCAAGTGCGTGGTTGA
- a CDS encoding energy-coupling factor ABC transporter ATP-binding protein, giving the protein MTELGIEVKDLNFSWSSGNNIIDGCSLEVPKGEFWMLLGTNGSGKSTLLRLLAGTLIPQSGEVKLSHPVGFVFQNPDHQLVMPTVGADVAFGLVEEKLPLTAVRTRVEEALEAVNLLSLQKRPIYALSGGQKQRIAIAGALARRCEVLLLDEPTALLDPDSQLELVDGVRRLVKGRGITALWVTHRLEELNYCDGAFLLEKGSLVDRGEPERLKQRLMELHEENP; this is encoded by the coding sequence ATGACAGAACTAGGCATTGAGGTCAAAGATTTAAACTTTAGCTGGTCATCTGGAAACAACATTATAGATGGTTGTTCGCTCGAAGTGCCTAAGGGAGAATTTTGGATGCTCTTGGGTACTAATGGCAGTGGTAAATCCACTTTACTCAGACTGCTAGCAGGAACATTAATTCCTCAGTCAGGGGAAGTTAAACTTTCCCATCCTGTAGGCTTTGTTTTCCAAAACCCAGATCACCAACTGGTAATGCCAACAGTTGGGGCTGATGTTGCTTTTGGGCTAGTGGAAGAAAAACTCCCTTTAACTGCTGTCAGGACAAGGGTTGAAGAAGCTTTAGAGGCTGTCAATTTGCTGTCACTGCAAAAGCGCCCCATTTATGCTTTGAGTGGAGGACAAAAACAGCGAATTGCGATCGCAGGTGCTTTAGCTCGTCGCTGTGAAGTCCTTTTATTGGATGAACCCACTGCCTTACTCGATCCAGATAGCCAATTGGAATTAGTAGATGGTGTCCGCCGTCTGGTAAAAGGTCGTGGGATTACAGCCCTTTGGGTAACCCATCGTCTAGAAGAGTTAAATTATTGTGACGGTGCTTTTTTATTAGAAAAAGGTTCTTTGGTAGATCGAGGTGAACCCGAACGCTTAAAACAACGTTTAATGGAGTTACACGAAGAAAATCCTTGA
- a CDS encoding J domain-containing protein, translated as MTSDQSNHYETLKVRPDASQSEIKQAYRRLVKLFHPDSKQESSDSDAIIRINAAYEVLGDAQNRQNYDHKLRQLSDRASRSRQQRTASAQKQYPATRQTGKEADEQIEEWLHFVYQPVNRLVSRILYSLKEQVEKLSADPFDDVLLDEFQDYLDACRDDLKQAQTKFRSLPNPPTLARAAAHLYYCLNQIGDGLDELKYYPLSYDENYLHTGQEMFRIANRLYREAHDSMGAYV; from the coding sequence ATGACCAGTGACCAAAGCAATCACTACGAAACACTTAAAGTTCGTCCTGACGCTAGCCAATCTGAGATCAAGCAAGCTTACCGTCGCTTGGTAAAATTGTTTCATCCAGATAGCAAACAGGAATCCTCAGACTCAGACGCTATTATACGTATTAACGCAGCTTATGAGGTTTTAGGGGATGCTCAAAATCGCCAAAATTACGACCACAAACTGCGCCAGCTTTCCGATCGCGCAAGTCGAAGTCGCCAACAGCGTACAGCCTCAGCACAAAAGCAATACCCGGCTACCCGGCAAACAGGAAAAGAAGCAGATGAGCAAATTGAAGAGTGGTTGCACTTTGTTTATCAGCCTGTGAATCGTTTGGTTTCCCGCATTCTTTATTCTTTAAAAGAGCAAGTAGAGAAACTCTCTGCCGATCCCTTTGATGATGTCCTATTAGATGAATTTCAAGATTACTTGGACGCCTGTCGTGATGACCTCAAGCAAGCCCAAACCAAATTTCGATCCTTACCCAATCCTCCAACCTTAGCAAGAGCCGCCGCCCATCTCTATTATTGCCTGAATCAAATTGGCGATGGACTAGATGAGCTCAAATACTACCCTCTGAGCTATGACGAGAATTATTTGCATACCGGACAAGAAATGTTCCGCATTGCGAATCGTTTGTATCGTGAAGCACACGACTCTATGGGTGCATACGTTTAG
- a CDS encoding 6-carboxytetrahydropterin synthase — protein MKCIVNRRAQFSASHRYWLPELSDAENLEKFGACSKFPGHGHNYVLFVSLAGELDKYGMVLNLSDVKHVIKREVTSQLDFSYLNDVWSEFQQTLPTTENIARVIWHKLAPYLPVVRVQLFEHPELWADYLGNAMEAYLTLSTHFSAAHRLAHPDISNEANFEIYGKCARPNGHGHNYHLEVTVVGEINPRTGMIADLVALNQAIEDYVVEPFDHTFLNKDIPYFAEVVPTAENIALHISHLLRSPIQELGAKLYKVKLIESPNNSCEIYCTEYELSTNIVHNESVLVRV, from the coding sequence ATGAAATGCATTGTAAATCGCCGCGCTCAATTTTCGGCAAGCCATCGCTACTGGTTACCAGAACTGAGCGATGCAGAAAATCTTGAGAAATTTGGTGCTTGCTCTAAATTTCCCGGACACGGACATAACTATGTTTTATTTGTCTCCCTTGCTGGGGAACTAGACAAATATGGTATGGTACTAAACTTGTCTGACGTGAAACACGTTATCAAGCGCGAAGTCACTAGCCAATTGGATTTCTCCTATCTTAACGATGTGTGGTCAGAATTTCAACAAACTCTGCCTACCACAGAAAATATTGCACGGGTTATATGGCACAAACTGGCACCCTATTTGCCTGTTGTTCGCGTGCAGCTTTTTGAACACCCCGAACTTTGGGCTGATTATTTAGGAAACGCAATGGAAGCTTACCTCACTCTTAGCACTCACTTTAGCGCTGCTCATCGACTTGCTCATCCCGATATCAGCAATGAAGCTAACTTCGAGATTTATGGGAAATGTGCTCGCCCTAACGGACACGGGCATAACTACCACTTAGAAGTGACTGTAGTCGGGGAAATTAATCCCCGCACTGGTATGATTGCGGATTTGGTAGCTCTTAATCAAGCAATTGAAGACTACGTGGTTGAGCCATTTGACCATACCTTCCTCAATAAAGATATACCTTATTTTGCTGAAGTGGTTCCCACTGCTGAGAACATTGCACTTCACATCAGTCATTTGTTGCGATCGCCTATTCAAGAATTAGGCGCAAAGCTCTACAAAGTTAAATTAATCGAAAGCCCCAACAATTCTTGTGAAATCTACTGTACTGAATATGAGTTGAGTACCAACATTGTACATAACGAGTCTGTTTTAGTACGAGTATAG
- a CDS encoding HNH endonuclease, whose amino-acid sequence MSVTYIPAALRRLVEERARYRCEYCLLPQNISFFPHEIDHVIPEKHGGKTDAGNLAFTCWRCNRYKGTDLGSFDPQTGEFSFLFNPRIQQWTEHFAFEKLKIVGLTPEGRTTAKLLQYNNDERLAERERLGEHPS is encoded by the coding sequence ATGAGTGTTACTTATATTCCAGCTGCACTGCGTCGCTTGGTTGAAGAACGAGCAAGATACCGATGCGAGTACTGTTTACTACCTCAAAATATTTCATTCTTTCCTCACGAAATTGACCATGTTATTCCTGAAAAACATGGCGGTAAAACTGATGCAGGGAATCTCGCTTTCACTTGTTGGCGTTGCAATCGATATAAAGGTACCGATCTTGGTTCCTTTGACCCTCAAACAGGTGAATTTAGCTTTTTATTTAATCCTCGCATACAGCAGTGGACTGAACATTTCGCTTTTGAAAAACTTAAAATCGTTGGGTTAACTCCTGAAGGACGCACAACCGCAAAATTGCTTCAATATAACAATGATGAAAGGCTTGCAGAAAGAGAAAGATTAGGCGAACACCCCTCATAA
- a CDS encoding iron uptake porin, giving the protein MANILWKSLVVSPAVLGATLLMSAAAMAAQNPTESEFVTAGVSQVGTQEAFTSVSTTSSVAEVAKKQEIVAQAESTTQVNVLDQVNQYTNEGRGQTQAQVTSVSQFSDVQPTDWAFQALQSLVERYGCIAGYPNGTYRGNRALTRYEFAAGLNACLDRVNELIATATADLVRKEDLATLQRLQEEFAAELATLRGRVDALEARAAELEANQFSTTTKLVGEAIFALTDAFGDSTGDNNNTVFQNRVRLDLQTSFTGKDVLHTRLAAGNGNRFNVGGVNNNTSGEGLQTFNLNNNGNDVQLDWLAYYVPIGPAQLYVAATGGIHSDYAATNNPYFEDYDGGNGALSTFASENPIYRIGGGAGGALNINFGKGGGILRPSSLTVGYLASEPNNPGLGSGVFNGNYAALGQLNFNLGQRFALAATYVHGYHGSGSNLFDAGGLAGNVGGTNLPVVGTAQANTLSAIEASSSNSYGLSAAIRPSDKFSISGFISYHDVTGFGANDDFEAWGYGVGVALPDFGKKGNVLGVFAGAEPYSRNRPGFTGNDTPYHVEGFYKYQVNENISITPGVIWLTAPGQNSDNDDAFIGTLRTTFTF; this is encoded by the coding sequence ATGGCTAATATCTTGTGGAAATCTCTAGTGGTAAGTCCAGCAGTTTTGGGAGCAACATTGCTGATGTCCGCAGCTGCGATGGCTGCTCAAAACCCCACAGAGAGTGAATTTGTGACAGCAGGAGTTTCACAAGTAGGAACTCAAGAGGCTTTCACATCAGTATCAACAACTTCTAGTGTTGCGGAAGTTGCCAAAAAGCAAGAAATAGTGGCTCAAGCAGAGTCTACAACACAGGTCAATGTGTTAGACCAAGTGAATCAGTACACTAATGAGGGCAGAGGTCAAACCCAAGCTCAAGTGACATCTGTTTCTCAGTTTTCTGATGTACAACCAACAGATTGGGCATTCCAAGCATTGCAGTCCTTGGTTGAACGTTATGGTTGTATTGCTGGTTATCCTAACGGAACCTATCGCGGTAACAGGGCTTTAACCCGTTATGAATTTGCGGCTGGTTTAAACGCTTGTTTGGATAGAGTCAATGAATTGATTGCAACAGCAACAGCTGACTTGGTTAGAAAAGAAGATTTGGCAACCTTACAGAGGTTGCAAGAAGAATTTGCGGCGGAACTAGCAACCCTACGCGGTCGCGTTGATGCACTAGAAGCACGGGCTGCAGAATTGGAAGCTAACCAGTTCTCAACCACAACCAAACTCGTTGGTGAAGCCATCTTCGCTCTCACTGATGCTTTTGGAGACAGCACCGGTGACAACAACAACACTGTCTTCCAAAACAGAGTTCGTTTGGACTTACAAACCAGCTTTACAGGTAAAGACGTTTTGCATACTCGTCTTGCGGCTGGTAATGGTAATAGGTTCAACGTTGGTGGTGTTAACAATAACACCAGTGGCGAAGGCTTGCAGACCTTCAACCTCAACAACAATGGTAATGATGTCCAGCTAGATTGGTTGGCTTACTACGTTCCCATTGGACCTGCTCAACTCTATGTTGCAGCAACTGGTGGTATTCACAGCGACTATGCTGCTACCAACAACCCCTATTTTGAAGACTACGACGGTGGTAATGGCGCACTGTCTACCTTCGCTTCTGAAAACCCCATCTACCGGATTGGTGGTGGCGCAGGTGGAGCGCTCAATATTAACTTTGGTAAAGGTGGCGGTATCCTCAGACCGAGTTCTCTAACTGTAGGTTACTTGGCATCAGAACCAAATAATCCTGGTTTGGGTTCAGGTGTCTTCAACGGTAACTATGCTGCTTTAGGACAATTGAACTTTAACCTCGGTCAAAGATTTGCATTAGCTGCAACCTACGTTCACGGTTATCACGGTTCCGGTAGCAATCTATTCGATGCTGGTGGATTAGCAGGTAACGTTGGCGGTACAAACCTTCCTGTGGTAGGTACTGCACAAGCCAACACCTTGAGTGCTATAGAAGCATCTTCGAGTAACTCCTACGGTCTATCTGCAGCTATCAGACCAAGCGACAAATTCTCCATCAGTGGCTTTATTTCTTACCATGATGTCACTGGCTTTGGTGCCAATGATGACTTTGAAGCTTGGGGTTATGGAGTAGGCGTTGCCCTACCTGACTTTGGTAAGAAAGGTAACGTTTTAGGTGTTTTTGCTGGTGCAGAACCCTATTCCCGCAACCGTCCTGGTTTCACTGGTAACGATACCCCATACCACGTTGAAGGCTTCTACAAGTATCAAGTCAACGAAAACATCTCCATTACCCCTGGTGTTATCTGGCTAACAGCACCCGGTCAGAACAGCGACAATGATGATGCTTTCATTGGTACTTTGAGAACAACATTTACTTTCTAG
- the cysK gene encoding cysteine synthase A: MRIARDITELVGRTPLVQLNRIPQAEGCIARIVVKLESMNPAASVKDRIGVSMINNAEEEGLISPGKTVLVEPTSGNTGIALAMVAAAKGYRLVLTMPETMSSERRAMLRAFGAELELTPGIEGMSGAIRRAQEIVDTTPHTYMLQQFRNPANSKIHRETTAEEIWEDTEGQVDIIVAGVGTGGTITGVAEVIKARKPSFQAIAVEPTNSQVLAGGRPGPHKIQGIGAGFVPQVLNVNVIDEVISVTDDEAIAYGRRLAREEGLLSGISSGAALCAAIQVAKRQENEGRLIVMVQPSFGERYLSTPLFQDLEPKIAASIS; encoded by the coding sequence ATGCGGATAGCACGTGATATTACAGAACTTGTTGGACGAACTCCTCTAGTACAACTTAACCGCATTCCTCAAGCGGAAGGTTGTATTGCTCGAATTGTCGTGAAGTTGGAAAGCATGAACCCAGCTGCGTCAGTTAAAGACCGCATTGGCGTGAGCATGATTAATAATGCTGAGGAGGAAGGTTTGATTTCTCCAGGTAAGACAGTGCTGGTGGAACCGACTTCTGGAAATACGGGAATTGCTTTGGCAATGGTTGCGGCTGCAAAGGGTTACCGCTTAGTTTTGACTATGCCTGAAACAATGAGCTCTGAAAGAAGGGCTATGCTAAGGGCTTTTGGCGCTGAACTTGAACTCACACCGGGAATTGAAGGTATGAGTGGGGCAATTCGGCGAGCACAGGAAATTGTTGACACAACACCTCATACTTATATGTTGCAACAGTTCCGCAACCCGGCTAACTCTAAAATACACAGGGAAACCACAGCTGAAGAAATTTGGGAAGATACGGAAGGACAAGTTGATATCATTGTTGCTGGGGTGGGTACTGGTGGTACTATTACAGGTGTGGCAGAGGTGATTAAAGCACGCAAGCCCAGTTTTCAAGCGATCGCAGTTGAACCCACCAACAGCCAAGTTTTAGCTGGGGGAAGACCCGGACCTCACAAAATTCAGGGAATTGGGGCGGGGTTTGTTCCTCAAGTTCTGAATGTAAACGTAATAGATGAAGTCATTTCTGTGACGGATGATGAAGCTATTGCCTACGGTCGTCGTTTGGCAAGAGAAGAAGGGCTTCTCTCGGGAATTTCTAGTGGTGCTGCGTTGTGCGCGGCAATTCAGGTTGCCAAACGTCAAGAAAACGAAGGGCGCTTGATTGTCATGGTTCAGCCTAGCTTTGGCGAAAGGTATTTAAGTACACCATTGTTCCAAGACTTGGAACCCAAAATAGCCGCTAGCATAAGTTAA
- a CDS encoding PrsW family intramembrane metalloprotease — protein MVDVLLVLLAVLPPLLLLVYYYSRIPTTISFMRLLLFFALGAISGFVALHLELIFETVAQWIVNWRIIQRSLFGVALRQLIAVGPIEEGCKLVTVIALTNYFQRRYRLRHSTVFLFCLAVSLGFTAKENWVYLFHGFQGTPSIVERVISTPVHAMFSAPWGYALGMLVNTSIYSNRHRGQVSQAWLNSVICHALVNVLSISGRYPFPLRLLNYGLFPFLLWMFWRLEKYLQKMQGQEPRTLISGSTLKQHLWRRFLMLLTLMLGGNVIFVLFTLTRDLSFLNRLQLFDINVALSVVSRLSLSLILGLSAWAIYRYLRRLASRRRYF, from the coding sequence GTGGTTGATGTACTGCTAGTCTTGTTGGCAGTGCTACCACCACTGCTCCTTTTGGTGTATTACTACAGCCGCATTCCAACAACTATCTCTTTCATGCGGCTGCTGTTATTCTTTGCTCTTGGGGCAATATCTGGGTTTGTTGCTCTTCACTTAGAACTGATTTTTGAAACAGTTGCCCAATGGATTGTGAATTGGCGCATCATTCAGCGATCGCTATTTGGTGTTGCCTTGCGACAATTGATTGCAGTGGGTCCAATTGAGGAAGGTTGTAAGTTAGTCACAGTCATTGCTTTAACTAACTATTTTCAACGTCGGTATCGGTTACGTCATAGCACAGTTTTTCTTTTTTGTCTAGCCGTTTCACTGGGTTTCACGGCTAAGGAAAACTGGGTTTATCTTTTTCACGGCTTTCAAGGTACACCATCAATTGTAGAACGAGTGATTAGCACTCCCGTACACGCCATGTTTTCTGCACCTTGGGGATACGCCTTGGGGATGCTTGTGAACACTAGTATTTACTCAAACCGACATAGAGGTCAAGTTTCTCAAGCATGGCTAAATTCTGTGATTTGCCATGCTTTAGTAAATGTTTTATCTATCAGTGGTCGCTACCCTTTTCCCTTGCGCTTGCTCAATTACGGATTGTTTCCGTTCCTGTTATGGATGTTTTGGCGACTGGAAAAATACTTACAAAAGATGCAAGGTCAAGAGCCAAGGACTCTTATCTCTGGTTCTACACTCAAGCAACACCTGTGGAGACGGTTTTTGATGCTATTAACCCTGATGCTTGGTGGAAATGTTATCTTCGTGCTGTTTACCTTAACCAGAGATTTGAGTTTCCTCAATCGATTGCAACTTTTTGACATTAACGTTGCATTGTCTGTTGTGAGTCGCTTATCTCTTAGCTTGATTCTTGGGCTTTCAGCGTGGGCTATCTACCGCTACTTGCGTCGCTTAGCTAGCCGCCGCCGATATTTTTAA
- a CDS encoding RrF2 family transcriptional regulator, with amino-acid sequence MELSCKSEYAILALLELATHHQSGEPLQIRQIAAQQNIPDRYLEQLLATLRRGGLVKSQRGAKGGYLLARDPWKITLFEILGCLEGLDVRTAEEDVNPKTVDNAVIEDVWLEAMHAANSVLQKYTLADLCEKRDSRRQLDIMYYI; translated from the coding sequence GTGGAACTATCGTGTAAGTCAGAATACGCAATTCTTGCTTTACTGGAGCTCGCAACCCATCACCAAAGCGGGGAACCGCTACAAATTCGACAGATTGCAGCACAGCAAAATATACCAGATCGCTATCTAGAACAACTCCTAGCAACTTTAAGACGTGGCGGTTTGGTTAAAAGCCAACGCGGAGCGAAAGGTGGCTACTTGTTGGCGCGAGACCCTTGGAAAATAACGCTATTTGAGATTTTAGGTTGTTTGGAAGGGTTGGACGTGCGGACTGCTGAAGAGGACGTTAACCCTAAAACTGTAGATAACGCTGTTATAGAAGACGTCTGGCTTGAAGCAATGCACGCAGCAAATTCAGTTTTGCAAAAGTATACACTTGCTGATTTATGTGAAAAGCGAGATTCTCGTCGGCAATTGGACATAATGTACTACATTTAA
- a CDS encoding glycosyltransferase family 2 protein, producing the protein MLQAQNQLGEPLVSVVIPTYNRPKYLREAIESAVNQTYKNVEIIVSDDGSVENPQDIVDSFQDSRIRFQRHTKNSGIALNVINAFKAARGKYVASLNDDDVWNQDFLEKLIPHLEANANLAIAFSDHYIIDSKGKVDAVATEENTVRWKRDQLQEGVYQPFYEIGLVHQAVPSAVATIIRKDAIDWDDFPPQMGSYWDLYLTYLACRTGRGAYYSPEKLSKYRVHTQSETFVNGTLSIQSKIRAGKAGIYCYRQFMEDERLQEFKAYFQEKWLQAHTTLAIGLLKAEQTQEARPYLLHALRWQKFNLRTVAAFALSIIPRPLARKFLTI; encoded by the coding sequence ATGCTACAAGCACAGAACCAATTAGGAGAACCACTAGTTAGTGTGGTAATTCCTACTTACAATCGTCCCAAATATCTTAGAGAAGCCATAGAAAGCGCTGTCAACCAGACCTATAAAAATGTAGAGATTATTGTGTCGGATGACGGTAGTGTAGAGAACCCGCAAGATATTGTGGATTCTTTTCAAGACTCGCGAATTCGTTTCCAGCGCCATACAAAGAATTCAGGCATAGCTTTGAATGTGATAAATGCATTTAAGGCAGCACGAGGAAAATATGTTGCCAGTTTGAACGATGATGATGTTTGGAATCAGGACTTTTTGGAAAAGCTAATTCCACATCTAGAGGCAAATGCGAATTTAGCGATCGCATTCAGCGACCACTACATAATAGATTCAAAAGGCAAGGTTGATGCTGTAGCTACAGAGGAAAATACTGTACGTTGGAAGCGAGACCAGCTACAGGAAGGAGTTTACCAGCCTTTTTATGAAATTGGACTAGTCCATCAAGCTGTTCCAAGTGCGGTAGCTACTATAATTCGCAAAGATGCCATTGACTGGGATGATTTTCCACCCCAAATGGGTTCTTATTGGGATTTGTATCTAACTTATCTTGCTTGTCGTACTGGACGAGGAGCATATTACTCTCCTGAAAAATTGAGTAAGTATCGCGTACACACTCAATCAGAAACCTTTGTGAATGGGACTCTAAGTATTCAGTCAAAAATTCGAGCCGGAAAAGCAGGAATTTACTGCTACCGACAATTTATGGAGGATGAACGGTTGCAAGAGTTCAAGGCTTACTTCCAAGAAAAATGGTTGCAAGCACACACAACCTTGGCTATAGGCTTACTGAAAGCCGAACAAACCCAAGAAGCACGACCCTATCTTTTGCACGCACTACGGTGGCAAAAGTTTAACTTGAGAACAGTTGCTGCGTTTGCTCTGTCCATAATTCCTCGCCCTCTAGCACGTAAATTTCTGACTATCTAG
- a CDS encoding 4a-hydroxytetrahydrobiopterin dehydratase, which produces MAQLLSETEIQEQTTHLTGWTVSGTQLGCTRRFHGFVEAIEFVNKLVEPAETAGHHPDIEISYNRVKISLTTHDAGRLTQKDFDLAKVISQIK; this is translated from the coding sequence ATGGCGCAGCTACTCTCAGAGACGGAAATTCAAGAACAGACAACCCATTTGACAGGTTGGACTGTATCTGGGACACAATTAGGGTGTACCCGCAGGTTTCATGGCTTTGTTGAAGCGATTGAGTTCGTCAACAAGCTTGTCGAACCTGCTGAAACAGCAGGACACCATCCAGATATAGAAATTTCTTACAACCGAGTCAAAATTTCACTAACCACTCACGATGCAGGTAGGTTAACACAAAAAGACTTTGATTTGGCAAAAGTGATTTCTCAAATCAAATAA
- the psbD gene encoding photosystem II D2 protein (photosystem q(a) protein): MTIAVGRAPSTRGWFDVLDDWLKRDRFVFVGWSGILLFPCAFLALGGWLTGTTFVTSWYTHGLASSYLEGCNFLTVAVSTPADSMGHSLLLLWGPEAQGDFTRWFQLGGLWPFVALHGAFALIGFMLRQFEIARLVGIRPYNAIAFSAPIAVFVSVFLMYPLGQSSWFFAPSFGVAAIFRFLLFLQGFHNWTLNPFHMMGVAGVLGGALLCAIHGATVENTLFEDGEGSNTFRAFNPTQAEETYSMVTANRFWSQIFGIAFSNKRWLHFFMLFVPVTGLWMSAVGIVGLALNLRAYDFVSQELRAAEDPEFETFYTKNILLNEGIRAWMAPQDQPHEKFVFPEEVLPRGNAL, from the coding sequence ATGACCATCGCAGTTGGACGCGCCCCCAGTACAAGAGGGTGGTTTGACGTACTAGACGACTGGTTGAAGCGCGACCGTTTCGTATTCGTAGGTTGGTCGGGGATACTGTTGTTTCCCTGTGCTTTCCTAGCCCTCGGCGGTTGGCTGACCGGTACAACATTCGTAACAAGCTGGTATACACACGGCTTGGCGTCCTCCTACTTGGAAGGGTGTAACTTCCTGACAGTAGCAGTATCCACACCAGCAGACAGCATGGGACATTCGTTGTTGCTGTTGTGGGGACCAGAAGCACAAGGAGATTTCACCCGTTGGTTTCAATTAGGCGGATTGTGGCCTTTTGTAGCGCTGCATGGAGCCTTTGCGCTGATCGGGTTTATGCTCAGACAGTTTGAAATCGCCAGACTCGTAGGGATACGTCCATACAATGCGATCGCGTTTTCGGCACCAATTGCAGTGTTCGTGAGCGTATTCTTGATGTACCCCTTGGGACAATCATCCTGGTTCTTTGCACCCAGCTTTGGAGTGGCAGCAATCTTCCGCTTCTTGCTGTTCTTGCAAGGGTTCCACAACTGGACACTCAACCCCTTCCACATGATGGGAGTTGCAGGTGTACTAGGTGGAGCGTTGCTGTGTGCGATCCACGGAGCAACAGTAGAAAACACCCTGTTTGAAGACGGTGAAGGGTCAAACACCTTCCGTGCGTTCAACCCCACCCAAGCAGAAGAAACCTACTCCATGGTGACAGCGAACCGTTTCTGGTCACAGATTTTCGGGATTGCTTTCTCCAACAAGCGCTGGTTACACTTCTTCATGTTGTTTGTACCAGTGACCGGGCTGTGGATGAGCGCAGTTGGGATTGTGGGTTTGGCACTCAACCTGCGAGCATATGACTTCGTGTCGCAAGAATTGCGTGCGGCAGAAGACCCAGAATTTGAAACCTTCTATACCAAAAACATTTTGCTAAACGAGGGTATCCGCGCTTGGATGGCTCCTCAAGACCAGCCTCACGAAAAATTTGTCTTCCCTGAGGAAGTTCTGCCTCGTGGTAATGCGTTGTAA